Proteins from one Gossypium raimondii isolate GPD5lz chromosome 8, ASM2569854v1, whole genome shotgun sequence genomic window:
- the LOC105790215 gene encoding uncharacterized protein LOC105790215, which produces MSRGTEKLIKSVKQFADTQYKFFSTRYGQQVIDILEFPIKVVLSPFTLAFDIAGSAPRGFGIPEFISKLSHTSIFAIAAFGTYDIALELGKKVICQRNCRTCNGWQALRCTMCKGSGKVHYQVKTHSLRSGEKATAECVADAIADNRAELVHLPSAIDLNAPLPSKECPTCDGTGVMHCPECKRKIQVRISADDIMEPPWKAYNILRKMDYPYEHIVHSMKDPSIAAFWLLTLPQIVGGLEYDDDVKQKIWWQYKESMRYDQLRDVVAKRNPGWEHLQEGLITLDPVRARDDPVVVKNVPYYKAKKALEAEVMRLDPPPRPQNWGNLDLPLNASSWSEDDLKDPAKLYEMTVLLNAQREIADKLLDAQWETKWRQEKLNEMLEEKVRPYIQNIDNGVLPQPIVIPSQTGNQKRGRRKRWLFF; this is translated from the exons ATGTCCCGAGGAACGGAGAAGCTTATAAAGAGTGTAAAGCAATTTGCAGATACCCAATATAAGTTCTTCTCAACTAGATATGGACAACAAGTGATTGACATTTTGGAGTTCCCAATCAAAGTAGTGCTCTCTCCGTTCACTCTTGCCTTTGACATTGCTGGGTCCGCTCCTCGTGGGTTTGGCATCCCCGAGTTTATCTCCAAGCTTTCTCATACTTCTATCTTT GCTATTGCTGCTTTTGGAACCTATGATATTGCTTTAGAGCTAGGAAAGAAGGTGATATGTCAAAG GAACTGTCGTACTTGCAATGGATGGCAAGCTTTGCGGTGTACTATGTGCAAAGGATCAGGGAAAGTGCACTATCAAGTGAAAACTCATTCCTTGAGAAG TGGGGAGAAGGCAACTGCAGAATGTGTTGCAGATGCTATTGCTGATAATCGAGCAGAGTTAGTGCACCTCCCATCTGCCATTGATCTTAATGCACCGTTGCCGTCTAAAGAATGCCCAACTTGTGATGGAACC GGAGTAATGCACTGTCCCGAATGCAAGCGCAAAATACAAGTCAGGATCTCTGCGGATGAT ATAATGGAACCTCCATGGAAAGCCTATAACATCTTAAGGAAGATGGACTATCCGTATGAG CACATTGTTCACAGCATGAAAGACCCCAGCATTGCAGCTTTTTGGTTGCTTACCCTGCCTCAGATTGTGGGTGGACTCGAGTATGATGATGATGTGAAGCAGAAAATTTGGTGGCAATACAAG GAATCAATGCGGTATGACCAACTACGGGATGTAGTGGCAAAGCGAAATCCAGGCTGGGAGCACTTGCAGGAA GGCTTGATTACCCTAGATCCTGTTCGTGCGAGGGATGACCCTGTTGTAGTGAAAAATGTTCCTTATTACAAGGCCAAGAAAGCATTGGAGGCCGAAGTCATGAGACTAGATCCTCCTCCACGGCCACAAAATTGGGGT AATCTGGACCTTCCCCTAAATGCATCTTCGTGGAGCGAAGATGATCTTAAAGATCCAGCAAAACTGTATGAAATGACTGTTCTTCTTAATGCTCAACGAGAAATTGCTGATAAACTTTTAGATGCGCAATGGGAAACCAAATGGCGTCAAGAGAAG TTAAATGAGATGTTGGAGGAGAAGGTGCGACCGTACATTCAGAACATTGATAATGGCGTCCTTCCTCAACCGATCGTAATACCATCACAAACTGGGAATCAAAAg AGGGGTAGAAGGAAGAGATGGCTATTCTTCTAA
- the LOC105790216 gene encoding pollen-specific leucine-rich repeat extensin-like protein 3 — protein MKSHRSLSLFVVFIVCLLSFSDAYRNFVVVESSVLHGPAQSPNHHGSVARPTMAPTSPPVVEPPKQSSVLPGPSPWPAHSPKHIGPVAEPALAPSSPSPLAEPPKQSSPGPAYSPKHHGPVAGPVLAPTYTPPPAHVAEPPKQSSASPAHSPKHHAPTLAPTYPPPPPPKQSPPPLPSTSPQDSTSSPSK, from the coding sequence ATGAAATCTCACAGATCTCTTAGCCTTTTCGTAGTGTTCATTGTTTGTCTCCTCTCTTTCTCTGATGCCTATAGAAACTTCGTTGTTGTTGAATCATCTGTGTTGCATGGACCAGCACAATCTCCCAATCATCATGGTTCAGTTGCTAGGCCAACCATGGCTCCTACATCACCACCTGTAGTTGAGCCTCCTAAACAATCATCTGTCTTACCTGGACCATCTCCATGGCCAGCACACTCTCCCAAGCATATTGGTCCTGTTGCAGAACCAGCCTTGGCTCCATCATCTCCATCACCTCTAGCTGAACCTCCTAAACAATCATCTCCAGGGCCAGCATACTCTCCAAAGCATCATGGTCCGGTTGCAGGGCCAGTTTTGGCTCCTACATATACACCACCACCAGCACATGTAGCTGAACCTCCTAAACAATCATCTGCATCACCTGCACACTCTCCCAAGCATCATGCTCCAACCTTGGCTCCTACATATCCACCACCACCTCCCCCTAAACAATCACCTCCACCTCTACCGTCAACATCACCCCAAGATTCAACTTCATCACCTTCCAAGTAA
- the LOC105790212 gene encoding indole-3-acetic acid-amido synthetase GH3.17, producing MATNDYESGLKMMEELTTDAQQIQDQLFGEILSKNAETEYLQGFLHGQTDKQLFKKKVPIVTYEHLKPYIDRIANGEASSDILLVEPLTGFSLSSGTSGGLPKLVPTTAESAHKTATFNKLYRSVMIKHFGDINQAGKRMELMFAKPEVETPSGLKASAVSTRAFKGSSFKAILPKLYTSPFEIIFCPDTKQSMYCQILFGLIQRNEVVMIGSIFASTVVRNIKFLENNWKELCSNIKTGQISEWITDSGCRNAASLILKPNPELADLIEDVCSCKSWEGIIRKLWPKTKYIGTVCTGAMLQYTAELEFYCGGLPLVSGFYACSEGAIGINLEPLCKPSDVSYTFLPNMVYYEFLSIKEDCDTDSQNQVQLNAMSHHEDTGPVDLVNVKLGQCYEVLVTSSMGLYRYKVGDIIKVTGFHNNTPQFQFVGRQNVALGVDMERTSEADILKAVAEAKALLDPLGLILTEYTSYGDTSSTPGHYVIFWEIKPKEGNNNNNNGKELDPKVMEECCSKMEDSLHFTYRMYRKENMIAALEIRVVKQGTFESLLDYFVSKGASLSQYKTPICIKSKEALNILDSRVIAKFFSPRTPTQDN from the exons ATGGCAACAAATGATTATGAAAGTGGGTTGAAGATGATGGAGGAACTAACAACAGATGCTCAACAAATCCAAGACCAGTTGTTCGGTGAAATACTGAGTAAAAATGCTGAAACTGAGTATTTACAGGGATTCCTCCATGGCCAAACCGACAAGcaactctttaaaaaaaaagtacccATCGTTACTTACGAACATCTCAAACCTTATATTGATCGGATTGCTAATGGGGAGGCATCATCTGATATACTTTTAGTTGAACCCCTCACTGGGTTCTCTTTAAG CTCTGGGACTTCGGGTGGGCTGCCGAAGCTGGTACCTACCACGGCTGAAAGTGCTCACAAAACGGCGACGTTTAATAAGTTGTACCGGTCTGTGATGATAAA GCACTTTGGTGACATAAACCAAGCCGGTAAAAGGATGGAACTTATGTTTGCCAAACCAGAGGTCGAAACTCCTTCTGGACTCAAAGCAAGTGCAGTCTCAACAAGAGCATTCAAGGGGAGTAGCTTTAAAGCTATTTTACCCAAGCTTTACACTAGCCCTTTTGAGATTATCTTTTGCCCGGACACCAAACAAAGCATGTACTGTCAAATACTTTTTGGTTTAATACAACGTAATGAGGTCGTCATGATTGGCTCAATCTTTGCATCTACGGTTGTAAGAAATATCAAGTTCTTAGAAAATAACTGGAAAGAGCTATGCTCTAATATAAAAACCGGTCAAATAAGTGAATGGATCACTGACTCGGGTTGCAGAAATGCAGCATCATTGATCTTGAAGCCTAATCCAGAATTGGCTGACTTGATAGAAGACGTATGTAGTTGTAAATCATGGGAAGGAATAATCAGAAAGCTATGGCCTAAAACAAAGTACATTGGTACCGTATGTACAGGTGCCATGCTACAATATACTGCAGAACTTGAGTTCTATTGTGGTGGGCTACCATTAGTGTCAGGTTTTTATGCTTGCTCGGAAGGTGCCATCGGGATCAACTTGGAACCTCTATGTAAACCTTCAGATGTCTCTTACACATTTCTCCCAAATATGGTTTACTATGAATTCCTTTCGATAAAAGAAGACTGTGATACAGATTCTCAAAACCAGGTTCAGTTAAACGCCATGTCTCACCATGAAGATACCGGACCTGTTGATCTTGTAAACGTGAAGCTTGGTCAATGTTATGAAGTACTTGTCACATCTTCTATGG GATTATATCGATATAAAGTTGGAGACATTATTAAGGTGACCGGTTTCCACAACAATACACCTCAGTTCCAATTTGTTGGGAGGCAAAACGTTGCTCTAGGCGTTGATATGGAAAGAACAAGTGAAGCAGACATCTTAAAGGCAGTGGCAGAAGCAAAGGCACTTCTCGATCCGCTCGGACTCATCTTAACAGAATACACTAGCTACGGTGATACATCTTCAACACCAGGTCACTATGTCATATTCTGGGAGATTAAGCCAAAAGAaggcaacaacaacaacaacaacggCAAAGAACTTGACCCAAAGGTAATGGAAGAATGTTGCTCTAAAATGGAAGATTCATTGCATTTTACATATAGAATGTATAGGAAGGAAAACATGATTGCAGCTTTGGAGATTAGGGTTGTTAAACAAGGAACTTTTGAGTCATTACTGGATTACTTTGTGTCCAAAGGAGCTTCTTTGAGCCAATACAAGACACCTATTTGCATCAAATCTAAAGAAGCTTTAAATATATTGGATTCAAGAGTTATAGCCAAGTTTTTCAGCCCAAGAACTCCTACACAAGACAACTAA
- the LOC105790213 gene encoding indole-3-acetic acid-amido synthetase GH3.17-like, with product MATNDYESVLKMLEEITTNARQIQEQLLGEILSKNAETEYLQGFLHGQTDKQLFKKNVPIVTYDHIKPYIDRIANGKASSDILLVEPLIGFSLSSGTSGGQPKLIPITAESANVTAALGNLHLSLMIKHFGDLSQVGKRMELLFAKPDVETPSGLKASAVTTRAFKESSFQAILPKLYTSPYETIFCPDTKQSTYCQLLFGLIQRDEVVVIGSIFAATVLRGIKFIENNWRELCSNIKTGKISDWITDSGCRKAASLILKPNPKLADLLEDTCSCKSWEGIVRKLWPKTKYIGTVCTGAMLQFSAELEFYCGGLPLVSGFYACSEGAIAINIEPLSKPSDVSYTILPNTVYYEFLPIKEDCVTDSQNQVQLNTSRHKDTETVDLVNVKPGQCYEILVTSPTGLYRYRVGDIIKVTGFHNNTPQFQFVGRQNVALGVDMERTSEADILKAVAEAKALLDPFGLILTEYTSYGDTSSTPGHYVIFWEIKPKEGNNNNDNGKELDPKVMEECCSKMEDSLHFTYRMYRKENIIAALEIRVVKQGAFELLLDYFVSNGASLSQYKTPICIKSKEALNILDSRVIAKFFSPRTPIQDN from the exons ATGGCAACAAATGATTATGAAAGTGTGTTGAAGATGTTGGAGGAAATAACAACAAATGCTCGACAAATCCAAGAGCAGTTATTGGGTGAAATACTGAGTAAAAATGCTGAAACTGAGTATTTACAGGGATTCCTCCATGGCCAAACCGACAAGCAACTCTTCAAAAAAAACGTACCCATTGTTACTTACGACCATATCAAGCCTTACATTGATCGTATTGCTAATGGGAAGGCATCATCTGATATACTTTTAGTTGAACCCCTCATCGGGTTCTCATTAAG CTCCGGGACTTCGGGTGGGCAACCAAAGCTGATACCTATCACGGCTGAAAGTGCTAACGTAACGGCGGCGTTGGGTAACTTGCACCTGTCTTTGATGATCAA GCACTTTGGTGACCTAAGCCAAGTTGGTAAAAGAATGGAACTTTTGTTTGCCAAACCAGACGTTGAAACGCCTTCTGGCCTCAAGGCAAGTGCAGTCACAACGAGAGCATTCAAGGAGAGTAGCTTTCAAGCCATTTTGCCCAAGCTTTACACTAGCCCTTATGAGACTATTTTTTGCCCGGACACCAAACAAAGCACGTACTGTCAGTTACTTTTTGGTTTAATACAACGTGACGAGGTCGTGGTGATTGGCTCAATCTTCGCAGCTACGGTTTTAAGAGGTATCAAGTTCATAGAAAATAACTGGCGAGAGCTATGCTCTAATATAAAAACAGGTAAAATAAGTGATTGGATCACAGACTCGGGATGCAGAAAAGCAGCATCATTGATCTTGAAGCCTAATCCCAAATTGGCTGACTTGCTAGAAGACACATGTAGTTGTAAATCATGGGAAGGAATAGTGAGAAAGCTATGGCCTAAAACAAAGTACATTGGTACCGTATGTACAGGTGCCATGCTACAATTTTCTGCAGAACTTGAGTTCTATTGTGGTGGGCTACCATTAGTGTCAGGTTTTTATGCTTGCTCGGAAGGTGCCATCGCGATCAACATAGAACCTCTATCTAAACCTTCAGATGTCTCTTACACAATCCTCCCCAATACGGTTTACTATGAATTCCTTCCGATCAAAGAAGACTGTGTTACAGATTCCCAAAACCAGGTTCAGTTAAACACGTCTCGCCATAAAGATACCGAAACTGTTGATCTTGTAAACGTGAAGCCTGGTCAATGTTATGAAATTCTTGTCACATCTCCTACAG GATTATATCGATATAGAGTCGGAGACATTATTAAGGTGACCGGTTTCCACAACAATACACCTCAGTTCCAATTTGTTGGGAGGCAAAACGTTGCTCTAGGCGTCGATATGGAAAGAACAAGTGAAGCAGACATCTTAAAGGCAGTGGCAGAAGCAAAGGCACTTCTCGATCCGTTCGGACTCATCTTAACAGAATACACTAGCTACGGTGATACATCTTCAACACCAGGCCACTATGTCATATTCTGGGAGATTAAGCCAAAAGAAGGCAACAACAACAACGACAACGGCAAAGAACTTGACCCAAAGGTAATGGAAGAATGTTGCTCTAAAATGGAAGATTCATTGCATTTTACATATAGAATGTATAGGAAAGAAAACATAATTGCAGCTTTGGAGATTAGGGTTGTTAAACAAGGAGCTTTTGAGCTATTACTGGATTACTTTGTGTCCAATGGAGCTTCTTTGAGCCAATACAAGACACCTATTTGCATCAAATCTAAAGAAGCTTTAAATATATTGGATTCAAGAGTTATAGCCAAGTTTTTCAGCCCAAGAACTCCTATACAAGACAACTAA